In one window of Clavelina lepadiformis chromosome 4, kaClaLepa1.1, whole genome shotgun sequence DNA:
- the LOC143451679 gene encoding deoxynucleoside triphosphate triphosphohydrolase SAMHD1-like: MAFHLLILFNLECQVKLQAITIAIETCHLAGELARHLQAQEAQSVDDKNKLINEKDVLCVEIAGLCHDLGHGPYSHMFDNKFLPRVGINDWKHEKASCDMLVIIC; this comes from the exons aatgtcaagtaaaattgcaagcgattacgATTGCAattga GACATGTCACTTGGCTGGGGAACTTGCTCGTCACTTGCAAGCACAAGAAGCTCAATCAGTTGATgataaaaataagttaattaatgaaaaagaTGTTCTTTGTGTGGAAATTGCTGGCCTCTGCCATGATCTTG GTCATGGTCCATACTCACATATGTTTGATAACAAATTTCTTCCTAGAGTTGGAATTAATGATTGGAAA CACGAAAAAGCATCTTGTGACATGCTTGTGATCATTTGCTGa